The following proteins come from a genomic window of Lolium rigidum isolate FL_2022 chromosome 5, APGP_CSIRO_Lrig_0.1, whole genome shotgun sequence:
- the LOC124651592 gene encoding ankyrin repeat-containing protein At5g02620-like, which yields MERQSSTRLGALEKLKSFRGIEKQRSFKFLSMERQQSFKERRSRDSPGKRGDSALHLTARAGNAAHAQRIIEDCDPELVGELAAHQNQDGETALYVAAEKGHVDVVCAILKVCDVQSAGLKATNSFDAFHIAAKQGHLDVLQELLQAFPALAMTTSSVNATALDTAATQGHIGIVNLLLETDASLARIGRNNGKTVLHSAARMGHVEVVASLLNKDPEIGFRTDKKGQTALHMASKGQNAEILLELLKPNVSVIHVEDNKGNRPLHVATRKGNTIMVQTLISIEEIDINAVNRAGETAFAIAEKQGNEELVNILREVGGVTAKEQVNPPKSAKQLKQTVSDIKHDVQSQIKQTRQTKMHVHKIKKRIQKLHIGGLNNAINSNTVVAVLIATVAFASIFTVPAGFLEEMSKAPEPGMTLGQALVASRPAFIIFLVFDSLALFISLAVVVVQTSLIVVEQKAKQKMVFVMNKLMWLACLCISAAFIALTYVVVGRKDEWLAWCTMAIGTVIMLATIGSMCYCIITHRMEEKSLRRIRKSSMSQSWSISVDSDTELELASRNKRMYAL from the exons ATGGAGAGGCAATCCAGCACCCGTCTCGGCGCTCTGGAGAAACTGAAGAGCTTCCGGGGAATAGAGAAGCAGAGGAGCTTCAAGTTCCTGTCCATGGAGAGGCAGCAGAGCTTCAAGGAGAGGAGGAGCAGGGACAGCCCCGGGAAGAGGGGCGACTCTGCGCTCCACCTCACTGCGAGGGCCGGCAATGCTGCCCATGCTCAGAGGATCATTGAGGACTGCGATCCGGAGCTGGTGGGGGAATTGGCCGCCCACCAGAACCAGGACGGGGAGACGGCGCTGTATGTGGCCGCGGAGAAGGGCCACGTCGACGTTGTGTGTGCGATACTGAAGGTTTGTGATGTGCAGTCGGCAGGGCTCAAGGCAACCAATAGCTTCGATGCGTTCCATATTGCGGCCAAACAGGGCCATCTGG ATGTTTTGCAGGAGCTACTGCAGGCATTTCCTGCGTTAGCTATGACAACCAGTTCTGTAAATGCCACAGCTTTAGACACTGCTGCGACTCAGGGCCACATTGGTATTGTCAATCTTCTACTGGAGACAGATGCAAGTCTTGCTAGGATTGGAAGAAACAACGGAAAGACAGTTTTGCATTCAGCAGCAAGAATGGGCCATGTGGAGGTGGTAGCATCGCTGTTGAATAAAGATCCGGAGATTGGTTTCAGAACAGACAAGAAGGGACAAACAGCACTACACATGGCTTCAAAAGGCCAGAATGCTGAAATTTTGCTCGAGTTACTAAAGCCCAATGTCTCGGTAATCCATGTGGAAGATAACAAGGGGAACAGGCCACTGCATGTTGCAACCCGGAAGGGCAACACCATT ATGGTTCAGACTCTAATATCCATTGAAGAGATTGATATTAATGCAGTCAATAGAGCTGGTGAGACTGCTTTTGCGATTGCAGAGAAACAAGGCAACGAAGAGCTTGTTAACATTCTGCGCGAGGTTGGCGGAGTGACTGCAAAAGAGCAAGTAAATCCTCCAAAATCAGCCAAGCAGCTTAAGCAAACAGTCAGCGATATCAAGCATGACGTCCAATCACAGATCAAGCAAACACGTCAGACTAAGATGCACGTCCACAAGATCAAGAAGAGGATTCAAAAGCTCCACATTGGTGGGCTAAACAATGCGATCAACTCCAACACCGTTGTTGCAGTACTTATTGCCACCGTTGCCTTTGCGTCCATATTCACCGTTCCTGCTGGCTTTCTGGAGGAAATGAGCAAAGCGCCTGAACCTGGCATGACCTTAGGGCAAGCACTGGTAGCAAGCAGGCCAGCCTTTATAATCTTCTTGGTCTTTGATTCCCTGGCCCTCTTCATTTCTCTCGCGGTAGTCGTTGTCCAGACCTCACTGATAGTCGTGGAGCAGAAAGCAAAGCAGAAGATGGTCTTTGTGATGAACAAGCTGATGTGGCTCGCATGCCTCTGCATATCAGCAGCCTTCATAGCACTGACCTACGTTGTCGTGGGCCGAAAGGACGAGTGGCTGGCCTGGTGCACGATGGCGATCGGCACCGTGATCATGCTAGCCACTATCGGTTCCATGTGCTACTGCATCATCACCCACAGGATGGAGGAGAAGAGCCTGAGGAGGATCAGGAAGTCCTCCATGAGCCAGTCATGGTCCATATCAGTTGACTCGGACACAGAGCTAGAACTGGCCAGCAGAAACAAGAGGATGTATGCTCTGTAG
- the LOC124653812 gene encoding inositol-tetrakisphosphate 1-kinase 6, whose product MAVERPVRLVLDASLLLLDPVAGGGTGEVAPALRPGAEALLRRLRYSNLGVAICSPKEMPMNVSDFLEKTANVHSFGYTLLPAPSGNILLDESMLEWSRSSSCFYATSRVDEDLCSALQSHKWRVIAVDNERGTEDSEVVNISKLEELLLTLATLIKKEISSSSVLMVGYAMKQSREQDFAKRGAFPLYPSKNGLIFVPLSFELPLASQLNEVDMILHKMTDEIVSIDPDCSISFPKGISFSAGMSEIIRFMEEYPDFCIIDPFKNISPLLDRLQIQEILVRLQELGTEGRPKLRAPHSLKVKNFHGSELQKQLAETNLSFPLIVKPQVACGVADAHNMALVFQVEEFSNLSVPLPAILQEYIDHGSKIFKFYVIGDKVFHAVKNSMPNASLLKSSSGDEPLTFNSLKTLPVATKEQLLQNRVQDNKSLDIDVVEKAAKFLRESLGLTIFGFDVVVQEGTGDHVIVDLNYLPSFKEVPDSEAMPAFWDAIRQSYESKKGKGQT is encoded by the exons ATGGCCGTCGAGCGACCCGTGCGGCTGGTGCTGGAcgcgtccctcctcctcctcgatccggtcgcgggcggcggtacaggggaggtggcgccggctcTGCGGCCCGGGGCGGAGGCGCTGCTCCGGCGGCTGCGCTACTCCAATCTCGGCGTG GCAATTTGCAGTCCGAAGGAAATGCCAATGAATGTG TCAGATTTTCTGGAAAAGACAGCAAATGTGCACTCCTTTGGATATACATTACTACCTGCTCCAAGTGGGAACATTTTACTAGATGAGTCGATGTTAGAATGGAGCAGATCAAGTTCCTGTTTTTATGCTACTTCCAGAGTGGATGAAGATTTGTGTTCTGCCCTTCAGAGTCATAAGTGGAGGGTTATTGCTGTAG ATAATGAACGCGGAACAGAGGATTCTGAAGTTGTAAATATTAGCAAGCTTGAAGAGCTGCTTCTCACTTTGGCTACTTTAATAAAAAAG GAAATATCTAGCTCATCTGTTTTGATGGTTGGCTATGCAATGAAACAATCCCGTGAACAAGACTTCGCCAAG AGAGGAGCATTCCCCCTTTATCCTAGTAAAAATGGGCTTATCTTCGTCCCACTCTCATTTGAACTTCCTTTAGCTTCTCAACTTAATGAAGTTGACATGATCCTCCACAAAATGACTGATGAGATCGTCAGCATTGACCCAGACTGCTCCATCAGTTTTCCCAAGGGGATCTCATTTTCTGCAGGAATGTCTGAAATTATAAG GTTTATGGAAGAGTACCCTGATTTTTGTATCATTGATCCATTCAAAAACATTTCCCCATTGTTGGATCGTCTTCAGATTCAAGAAATTCTAGTTAGATTGCAAGAACTTGGCACTGAAGGAAGGCCCAAACTCAGAGCACCCCATTCGTTGAAG GTAAAAAACTTCCATGGCAGTGAGTTACAGAAGCAACTGGCGGAAACTAATTTATCATTTCCACTCATTGTGAAGCCACAAGTAGCATGTGGAGTTGCGGATGCGCACAATATG GCATTAGTTTTTCAAGTCGAAGAATTTAGCAACCTTAGTGTGCCTCTTCCAGCTATTCTACAG GAATACATTGATCATGGATCCAAGATATTTAAATTTTATGTAATTGGAGACAAGGTTTTCCATGCCGTCAAGAACTCCATGCCCAATGCAAGTTTGCTAAAATCGTCATCAGGAGATGAACCTCTTACGTTTaacag TCTGAAGACTCTTCCAGTGGCTACCAAGGAGCAGCTACTGCAGAACAGGGTACAAGATAACAAATCTCTGGACATCGATGTAGTGGAAAAGGCTGCAAAATTTCTTAGGGAATCACTTGGACTAACGATTTTTGGGTTTGATGTTGTC GTTCAAGAGGGTACTGGAGACCATGTCATAGTGGACCTAAACTATCTTCCATCCTTCAAAGAAGTTCCTGACTCTGAGGCGATGCCCGCGTTCTGGGATGCAATCAGGCAGTCATACGAGTCGAAGAAAGGGAAGGGACAAACTTAG